The Triticum dicoccoides isolate Atlit2015 ecotype Zavitan chromosome 6A, WEW_v2.0, whole genome shotgun sequence genome has a window encoding:
- the LOC119317596 gene encoding universal stress protein A-like protein — MADSSAPTRVMMAVNESSLKGYPHPSISCRSAFDWMLSKLVRSNTDGFHLLFLHVQVPDEDGFDDMDSIYASPTDFQSMKQRDRIRGIHLLEYFVNECHRLGIKCEAWTKQGDPKEVICHEVKRVQPDLLVVGSRGLGPFQRVFVGTVSEFCVKHAECPVITIKRKANEAPQDPIDD; from the exons ATGGCGGATTCGTCGGCGCCGACgcgggtgatgatggcggtgaacgaGTCGTCGCTCAAGGGGTACCCGCACCCCTCCATCAGCTGCCGCTCCGCCTTCGACTGGATGCTCTCCAAGCTCGTCCGCTCCAACAccgacggcttccacctcctcttcctccacgTCCAGGTCCCCGACGAGGACG gatttgatgatatggatagtatatATGCATCACCGACGGACTTCCAGAGCATGAAGCAGAGAGACAGGATAAGAGGGATTCACCTACTTGAGTACTTCGTGAACGAATGCCATCGATTGGGG ATAAAATGTGAAGCTTGGACCAAACAGGGGGATCCAAAGGAGGTTATCTGCCATGAGGTGAAGAGAGTCCAGCCTGATCTTCTAGTTGTGGGAAGTAGAGGCCTCGGGCCATTTCAGAG GGTTTTCGTGGGCACGGTGAGCGAGTTCTGCGTCAAGCACGCCGAGTGTCCAGTCATCACCATCAAGCGCAAGGCCAACGAAGCTCCCCAGGACCCCATCGACGACTGA
- the LOC119317595 gene encoding uncharacterized protein LOC119317595, with translation MASMTQPMPYYPTTNPIMHAQPATTSRGSFAPVFTVLGVISFLAVVACVAGRLCGRRLSKKKAYADQHYYGTNAVGGDLEKGFEVKYPPMKPMPSSRAVVHDMDDGFEIKFAPGKPAAWKTDAKADNRGRPQQQHHHHQHPQAGMPKEYAGFRYPAAANGAVRQGQVRGGTFVSAKPGS, from the coding sequence ATGGCTTCCATGACTCAGCCCATGCCGTATTACCCCACCACCAACCCCATCATGCACGCGCAGCCGGCCACCACGTCCAGGGGCTCCTTCGCGCCGGTCTTCACCGTGCTGGGCGTCATCTCCTTCCTCGCTGTCGTCGCCTGCGTCGCGGGGCGGCTGTGCGGCCGCCGGCTCTCCAAGAAGAAGGCCTACGCCGACCAGCATTACTACGGCACTAACGCGGTGGGCGGCGACCTGGAGAAGGGCTTCGAGGTCAAGTACCCGCCGATGAAGCCCATGCCGAGCTCGCGCGCCGTGGTCCACGACATGGACGACGGCTTCGAGATCAAGTTCGCGCCGGGGAAGCCCGCCGCGTGGAAGACCGACGCCAAGGCCGACAACAGAGGGCGCCCgcagcagcagcaccaccaccaccagcatcCCCAGGCCGGCATGCCGAAGGAGTACGCCGGTTTCAGGTACCCCGCGGCTGCCAACGGCGCGGTCAGGCAAGGGCAAGTAAGGGGCGGAACGTTCGTCTCCGCAAAGCCCGGTTCATGA